The sequence TCCTTTCTGTTATGAAGTGGTCGAGATCTTTGAGCGTATCTGTCTCAACCTTAACTATGAGGTCGTACTCTCCATAAACCACATATGCTTCCTTTACTTCCGGGTAGGTAAGAAGTTTCTCCATAACTTCCCTTTCCTTTCCAGCGGCTGTCACCATCAAAATAAACGCCGTCACCATAGCTTACCACCAATAATATTTGGTTTTTTGAGTATTTAAGCTTATCGCCATTGACAAGGAAAAAATGACAAATTAGGGGAAGCTAATTATTCCAAAGATAGCGCCTTTAAAACATCTTTCGCCGACACATACTCTTTTGGAATTTTAATTCTCACGGTCTTTTTAGGATCCACCAGCTGGCTTACCTCAACGTCCAAAATAAGGCTCCCCAGCATGTACGCTTCTTCCCAGCTTAAGCCTAAGGCTTTTTGAAGGACTTTAACGCCGAGTTCAGTTGCCTGCCTAATAGCATCCCATAAATCTTCCTTGGAAACGAGTATATACAATGAGTCTTATGTTTCAAGTACCGGATATGGAGGAGCCATTCCTTTTACGATGCCAACCCTTACCGTCACCTTTCCCGATACTTCGCAAGCTGAGACGCAGATTTCCCCATCTCCCATTACTGCATGTAGATCTCCAATAGCCAGCAATCCTCCCTCAACGAAGACGGGCAGATAGAGAGTGGTACCCTTCTTTATGAGCTTGGTGTCCATGTTTCCACCATGCTTGCCGGGTTCGCCACATGGAATCTCCTCACGAGAAGCAACGCCGATAACTCCTATCATAGGCTTTGCAGGTATTCTAAGATCTCCAAAATAAACGTAGCCATCTTTGATTTTGCAGACCTTAGTTTTCGGCTCTTTAACCATATCCCCTAAAACTCCTGCATTTGGTGCAATAACAACCACTCCTCTCTCTGCCACTTCTATATCCAGAATATCAACCTTTAAGGCATCTCCTAGTTCGGCACCTTTTATATAGAGCGGCCCTGTTGCAGGATTTACCTTTGAGAAGTCCACAGCTGCGAGGGTTTGCTCTTCAGAGCTTATCTGGTTAGAAAGGGCATC comes from Thermococcus litoralis DSM 5473 and encodes:
- a CDS encoding Lrp/AsnC family transcriptional regulator; this encodes MVTAFILMVTAAGKEREVMEKLLTYPEVKEAYVVYGEYDLIVKVETDTLKDLDHFITERIRKMPEIQMTSTMIAI
- a CDS encoding acetamidase/formamidase family protein, translating into MLFIDKSNHIFAFGPNLRPVAEAENGEIVVFETLDALSNQISSEEQTLAAVDFSKVNPATGPLYIKGAELGDALKVDILDIEVAERGVVVIAPNAGVLGDMVKEPKTKVCKIKDGYVYFGDLRIPAKPMIGVIGVASREEIPCGEPGKHGGNMDTKLIKKGTTLYLPVFVEGGLLAIGDLHAVMGDGEICVSACEVSGKVTVRVGIVKGMAPPYPVLET